GGGCGGCAGTTGTCACATCCAACGCAACTGTTGTTAGGAATTGTATAAGGCATAAGGCTCTTTTCCCACTCTAATCGTTGAGATGTCTGTCTCAGGTCTCCCCTGGATGAGTCCTGTCTATTCATGACTCGCTACCACATAATCTTTCTGGCGAGAAAAAATTATTCTCACCATATTCACTCCCCACATCCATATTTTGACTTTGCATCCAATCGGAAGCTATTTAAGGCTTTTAAACCGAACCGGACAAAACTTATTTATTAACTATACATTTCATGAAAAAAATGATTAATTTGTTCGTACCAAGCTTAGAAAGATATCTTAATATTCATTTAATTAGTTATTGAATGAACATTTGAGCTTTAACCATAAAGTGTTTAGAGAACATGTTTAAGCCTGATACGATTGGATTACACCTGATTTATTAATAATCTTAATATTTAAGGCACGATCGGATTCTGCCATAAAAATCACAGTTGCTTTATAAATCAATTATGTTTCCTTCATGAATTCATTATATTGATTTAAACGGAAAATCAATATTTATTTTGTCATCATTTATATAAATAGTTGAATCAAATTAAATTGCAAATTGTTGCTTTGTAAAATACATATTGCATATATCAAAATGTAATCAATGAACATTTGTTTTCGTATATATGTATACTGTTTATCTAGATTTCTTTCTTTAAAGCTAAAAGTATTTGAAAAATAATATCATCACTTTTATCGATATACTTGCGTTTACATGAGGCTTTACTGACAAAGGTAAGTTTCAAACCTGTAATTTATGCGTCTCTTTTTTCTATGCGTTGTATGGAATATAGCTGATTAGCGGCTGCTGTCTCCAGTCAGATATTGAGTTATAGACTCAATGAATGCGTTCAGATGCTCCGCATCTGAACGAGGTAAACTTAAGCATTCATAATTATTATTGGCAATAATTTGCATTTAGTTTTATTTCCAAAAATGATTTTTAATTGTGTTCAAAGTCATCGATTTTTTATCAAATAAAAGTGAGTTTTGAATACAAAATAATAAAAGATTAGGATAATATGATGATTAATGCACAAACAGATTGATAGGCAAAATTGCCAAGGATTATTAATGGCACAACTAACAGGTTTGACATTTGGCGGTAAAGCTTGGACACCAAAATTTGCTCAAGAAATTGACAAAGATAAATGTATCGGCTGTGGCAGATGTGTTAAAGTCTGCGGGTACAATGTGCTAGGTTTGAAGGCACTCAATGAAGAAGGTGAATTTGTAGAAGACGAAGATGATGAAGAAATTGAACGGAAAGTAATGGCAGTTACTTCTCCAGAAAACTGTATTGGTTGTGAAGCGTGTTCGCGGATTTGCCCGAAAAATTGCTACACCCATGTTGCA
The Nostoc punctiforme PCC 73102 genome window above contains:
- the fdxB gene encoding ferredoxin III, nif-specific yields the protein MAQLTGLTFGGKAWTPKFAQEIDKDKCIGCGRCVKVCGYNVLGLKALNEEGEFVEDEDDEEIERKVMAVTSPENCIGCEACSRICPKNCYTHVAVNN